The following coding sequences lie in one Rutidosis leptorrhynchoides isolate AG116_Rl617_1_P2 chromosome 4, CSIRO_AGI_Rlap_v1, whole genome shotgun sequence genomic window:
- the LOC139842417 gene encoding probable alkaline/neutral invertase F: MSLSSQIDASFSSDDLQFQMDDDNNHVIIEPSSIAENEGESENDTTDVIWRNIENNSDRRGVLKRATATATFRKYATEGGEEREVVDVVLPKIKTTTVAEHHDSSAPSSNKQSTASDHSGGRASFADKSILKPSPSVGTCLSQFLTDQAGNGIEIGNCSSAGMMDEAWERLTSSYVYYHNKPVGTLAADDPSTEALNYNQVFVRDFVPTALASLMRVPPKPDIVKNFLLQTLRLQGYKKTIDNFTLGQGVMPASFKVMKHSVKEKDVLMADFGGSAIGRVAPVDSGFWWIILLKSYTKSTGDHTLSERPEVQKGMKLILNLCLSDGFDTFPTLLCADGCSMIDRRMGIYGYPIEIQALFFFALRCAKHMLKEDTETNKLIERIEKRITALSYHIRNYYWLDFTQLNNIYRYKTEEYSHTAVNKFNVIPESIPEWVFDFMPLKGGYFIGNVSPARMDFRWFLIGNCIAILTSLATVPQATAIMDLIEERWEDLIGEMPLKIAYPALEGYEWKIVTGCDPKNTRWSYHNGGSWPVLLWLLTAACIKAGRPQIAKRAIELAEQRLSKDGWPEYYDGKKGRYIGKQARKYQTWSISGYLVAKLMIENPSNITMISLDEDKKIEKTKLKRAASI, encoded by the exons ATGAGTTTGAGCAGTCAAATCGATGCTTCATTCTCGAGCGATGACTTGCAATTTCAGATGGACGACGATAATAATCACGTGATCATTGAACCGTCATCAATTGCTGAAAACGAAGGTGAATCGGAGAACGATACGACTGATGTGATTTGGCGAAATATCGAGAACAACTCCGATCGTCGAGGAGTATTGAAGAgagctactgctactgctacattTCGGAAATACGCAACTGAAGGAGGTGAAGAACGAGAAGTTGTTGATGTTGTTCTTCCGAAGATTAAGACTACTactgttgctgagcatcatgattcatCAGCGCCGTCATCTAATAAGCAATCTACTGCATCAGATCATTCAGGAGGACGTGCTTCTTTTGCTGACAAATCGATTTTGAAGCCATCGCCTAGTGTAGGTACCTGTCTCAGTCAATTTCTCACTGATCAAGCAGGAAATGGAATAGAGATCGGTAATTGTTCATCTGCTGGTATGATGGATGAAGCATGGGAACGTTTGACTAGCTCCTACGTTTATTACCACAATAAGCCAGTCGGAACCCTAGCTGCTGATGATCCTAGTACAGAGGCTTTAAACTACAATCAG GTGTTTGTCAGAGACTTCGTGCCTACTGCCTTAGCCTCCCTAATGAGAGTTCCACCGAAGCCAGATATTGTGAAAAACTTCTTACTGCAGACTCTTCGTCTCCAAGGCTATAAAAAGACTATTGATAATTTTACTCTTGGACAAGGTGTCATGCCTGCCAGCTTCAAGGTCATGAAACACTCGGTCAAGGAAAAGGATGTATTGATGGCTGACTTTGGTGGCAGTGCAATTGGAAGAGTTGCACCAGTTGATTCAGGTTTCTGGTGGATCATACTGTTGAAGTCATACACCAAGTCTACAGGAGATCATACTTTGTCAGAGAGGCCTGAGGTGCAGAAAGGAATGAAGTTGATACTCAACCTTTGCCTATCTGATGGTTTTGACACTTTCCCAACACTACTGTGTGCTGATGGGTGCAGCATGATTGACAGGAGGATG GGAATATATGGGTATCCGATTGAGATCCAGGCTCTGTTCTTTTTTGCACTGAGGTGTGCAAAACACATGCTTAAAGAGGATACTGAAACTAATAAGCTGATTGAGAGAATTGAAAAAAGGATTACAGCTCTAAGCTACCACATCCGAAACTACTATTGGCTAGATTTCACCCAGTTGAACAACATCTATCGTTACAAAACAGAGGAGTATTCCCACACAGCTGTAAACAAGTTCAATGTCATTCCTGAGTCTATTCCAGAATGGGTGTTTGATTTCATGCCCTTGAAGGGAGGGTACTTCATTGGAAATGTGAGCCCAGCTCGCATGGATTTCAGGTGGTTCTTAATTGGCAACTGCATTGCCATATTGACTTCCTTGGCCACTGTGCCACAAGCAACAGCCATTATGGACTTGATTGAGGAGCGATGGGAAGATCTTATTGGCGAGATGCCTTTAAAGATTGCTTACCCAGCTTTGGAGGGATATGAGTGGAAGATTGTCACTGGATGTGATCCTAAGAACACACGTTGGAGTTATCACAATGGTGGCTCTTGGCCAG ttcttttatGGCTGCTAACAGCAGCTTGCATCAAGGCAGGAAGGCCTCAAATTGCTAAGAGAGCTATAGAACTGGCGGAGCAGCGGCTTTCAAAAGATGGATGGCCAGAGTACTATGATGGTAAGAAGGGACGTTATATTGGGAAGCAAGCAAGAAAGTATCAGACATGGTCCATCTCTGGTTACCTGGTTGCAAAGCTCATGATAGAGAACCCGTCTAACATCACCATGATTTCTCTAGACGAAGATAAGAAGATTGAAAAGACGAAGCTTAAACGGGCAGCGTCTATATAA